GCCATTGATCATCTGAATGAATTCAACATATCCACCACGCTGGTCGTTACGCTGAAAAAGGGACTTAATGACGGAGAGATCGGCGACATCATCAATTACGGACTGCAGCAGAAAGCCGTGCGCGGCGTTACCATTCAGCCGATTCAGGCCGCTGGCCGGCTGGAAGGGTATGACCCAGCCACCGACCGGCTGACGGTAAGCGAAGTACGGCGGATGATTATCGAACAATCCGAAGTTTTTCAGGACGCGGACATTTTGCCGGTGCCTTGTCACCCGGATTGTCTAGCCATGGGCTATGCGCTGAAGTTGGGCGGGGAGGTGTTACCCCTGACGAGGATGATCGACCCTGAAATTTTGCTGGAGGGAGACAGCAATACCATCGTATTCGAGCAAGACTCGGTGATCCGGGGCAAAATGTTCGAGCTGTTGTCCACAGGCCATTCGCCGCAGTCTTCGGCACTTTCACTGAAAAGTCTGCTGTGCTGTCTTCCTTTGGCCGCCGTGTCGGAGCAGATTACCTATAATAATGTATTTCGGGTTATCATTATGCAATTTATGGATGCCTACAATTTTGATGTTCGCTCAGTCAAAAAATCCTGTGTCCATATTGTCCATCCAGACGGCCGGATGATTCCGTTTGATACGTATAATCTCTTTTATCGGGATGATAAGGAAGAGCTGCTGAAAGAACGGAAAGAGGATATTGTTACGGCCTGGGATTAAGATAATAAATTGAAGTACGTTCTCTAAACATAGGCATATGATGTGTTTATAAACCTATGGTGGAGGGAATGACAAAAATGTATTATGTTCCTAATACGTACTTCTATCCTTATTACGCTAATGTTAACACACCAATGTATCACTCAGACTATATGTCAAGAAATCATCAACAAGTATTTGAAGCTATACTTGCTGGAATAAAAAGAGAAACTTCAGGCATGGATCTTTATAGTCGACTAGCCAATGTGGCGCCAAACCAAAAGCATAAAAATAACATTCTTCATGCCTTAGAATACAAAAAAGTTCATTTAAATCAATTTACTAATCTTTATATCACACTTACTGGAAGACAGCCTATGTACCAAATCGATAAAGTGACTTTTCATAGTTATGGAGAAGGTTTAAAAAAGGCTCATGAAGCAGGAGTAGAGGGTTATGAAGAATATCGAAAGAATTGTTTACTTACTCAATACCCACTAGTTCAAAATGTATTTTTACATGTTTCTACTGGTGAAAAAGAAAATGCTACACGATTGGGTTCTTTGAATGAGGAAGTATTAAAAGATTATGGATCAAAACCATTTGTAGTTAATATTGAGGAGGTTACTGAGCAAAACAATACTTACCGTACCGCTTTATGGACAGGTAGTAATTTTCAAGTGACCGTGATGAGTATCAATGTTGGAGATGACATCGGTTTAGAAGTTCATCCGACAACTGATCAATTCATACGTATTGAAGAAGGTCAAGGACTTGTTCAAATGGGTGATAGCAAAGATAAATTAACTTTTGAGGAAAAAGCCTATGATGACTATGCAATTATGATACCTGCGGGAAAATGGCACAATCTAACCAATACGGGTAATAAACCACTTAAAATTTACGTTATCTATGCGCCGCCAGAGCATCCATATGGTACAGTTCATGAAACCAAAGCAATTGCAATGGCTTCCAAAGAAAACCATTAATTAAATCGAATAAACCATCAATTCAATTGGCATGAGTGGCTTTTCTTTATCTACTGACGTATATTTTATGGTCAAACTGTACTTTGTGCTTAGATACAGATCCGTATCACATGCGAAAAAAAAGTTTTTTCGATGACGGGAATGTTATCCTTGCGTTCTGATCTGCTATATTTAAAACAGCATATGTACAATGGAGGAAGCAATGAATCGAAAGATGAATGAATTGATGATGACTGATATC
Above is a window of Paenibacillus uliginis N3/975 DNA encoding:
- a CDS encoding radical SAM protein encodes the protein MPNRPYLYHELTNSICTICYRKVEAKIIEENGKIYMVKRCLVHGPEKVLISTEVDYYHQTRRFIKPSEMPLVWNTPIRYGCPYDCGLCPDHEQHSCLTLLEITDHCNLQCPICFAESSPHRTSYRSLAQIEFMLNRIVENEGEPDIVQISGGEPTTHPDFFEILDMCKSRPIKHIMVNTNGIRIAQDREFARRLSEYMPGFEIYLQFDSFEAHVLKDLRGADLRRIRQQAIDHLNEFNISTTLVVTLKKGLNDGEIGDIINYGLQQKAVRGVTIQPIQAAGRLEGYDPATDRLTVSEVRRMIIEQSEVFQDADILPVPCHPDCLAMGYALKLGGEVLPLTRMIDPEILLEGDSNTIVFEQDSVIRGKMFELLSTGHSPQSSALSLKSLLCCLPLAAVSEQITYNNVFRVIIMQFMDAYNFDVRSVKKSCVHIVHPDGRMIPFDTYNLFYRDDKEELLKERKEDIVTAWD
- a CDS encoding cupin domain-containing protein, translating into MYYVPNTYFYPYYANVNTPMYHSDYMSRNHQQVFEAILAGIKRETSGMDLYSRLANVAPNQKHKNNILHALEYKKVHLNQFTNLYITLTGRQPMYQIDKVTFHSYGEGLKKAHEAGVEGYEEYRKNCLLTQYPLVQNVFLHVSTGEKENATRLGSLNEEVLKDYGSKPFVVNIEEVTEQNNTYRTALWTGSNFQVTVMSINVGDDIGLEVHPTTDQFIRIEEGQGLVQMGDSKDKLTFEEKAYDDYAIMIPAGKWHNLTNTGNKPLKIYVIYAPPEHPYGTVHETKAIAMASKENH